The Tardibacter chloracetimidivorans region GTGGAGCAGAAGGCCTACTTCTTCGCGCTCGATCTGCCGCACAGTGATGCCTGCTATGTGCGGGCCTATCCGGCGGCGGTGGCGGAGGCCTGGGTGGACGGACACGTGCATGCCTTCGCGTTTTTCGGCGCGGTACCGCGCTCGATCGTCTATGACAACGATCGCTGCCTTGTGGCGAAGATCCTGCCCGACGGCACGCGGCAGCGTGCCACGCTGTTCAGCGCTTTCCTGTCACATTACGTGATCCGCGACCGCTATGCTCGCCCGGGCAAGGGGAACGAGAAAGGCAATGTGGAGGGGCTGGTAGGCTATTGCCGGCGCAACTTCATGGTGCCGATCCCGAAGTTCCCGACCTGGGAGGCGTTCAACCTGTGGCTGGAGGAGCAATGCCGCAAGCGCCAGCAGGACAAGGTGCGCGGGCAGAGCGAGACGATCGGTGAGCGCTTGGAACGCGATCTCGCGGCCATGCAGCCTCTGCCCGCTACACCCTTCGAGGCCTGCGATCAGAAAGGCGGGCGGGTCTCCTCGCAATCCCTGGTGCGCTACAGGACCAACGATTATTCGGTTCCGGTGGCCTGGGGCCATCAGGAGGTCTGGATCAGGGCCTATGTCGATGAGGTGGTGATCGGCTGCCGCAGCGAAGTCATCGCCCGTCATCCTCGTTGCTATGCCCGCGAGGAGGTTGTCTTCGACCCGCTCCATTATCTCCCGCTGATCGAGCAGAAGATCAACGCATTCGACCAGGCTGCGCCTTTGCAGGGCTGGGACCTGCCCGAAGCGTTCACGACACTGCAGCGGTTGATGGAAGGGCGCATGCACAAACATGGCAAGCGCGAATATGTGCAGGTACTGCGCCTGCTGGAAACGTTCACCCTCGCCGATCTCCAGGCGGCGGTCGAACAGGCCATCGATCTTGGCGCCATCGGCTTCGATGCCGTCAAGCACCTCGTCCTGTGCCGGATCGAACGCGTACCGCCCAGGCTGGACCTGGACGTCTATCCCTTCCTGCCACGCACCACGGTCGAGAAGACCTTTGCCAGAGCCTATCTGAGCCTGCTCTCCGACCGGCAGGAGGCCGCATGAGCGATCAGGCCCCGGAGATCCTTCTCGCTCACCATCTCAAGGCGCTCAAGCTGCCTACGTGCCTGCGTGAGCATCACAAGCTCGCGCGGCAATGTGCCGCTGAAGGCGTCGATCATATCCGCTTCCTCGCCCGCCTCGTCGAGATGGAAATGATCGACAGGGAGCGTCGCATGGTCGAGCGGCGCATCAAGGCCGCGCGCTTCCCCGCCGTCAAAAGCCTCGACAGCTTCGACTTCGCCGCCATCCCCAGGCTCAACAAGATGCAGGTGCTCGAGATGGCGCGCTGCGAGTGGATCGAGCGGCGTGAGAACGCCATCGCTCTGGGGCCATCAGGCACCGGAAAGACGCACGTAGCGTTGGGGCTCGGACTGGCAGCATGCCAGAAAGGACTGTCGGTGGGCTTCACCACCGCGGCAGCGCTGGTCAGCGAAATGATGGAGGCCCGCGACGAGCGCCGTCTTCTGCGCTTCCAGAAGCAGATGGCCGGATACAAGCTGCTCATCATCGACGAACTGGGCTTTGTGCCGCTCTCCAAGACCGGCGCCGAACTGTTGTTCGAGCTGATCTCCCAGCGTTACGAACGCGGCTCCACCTTCATCACCAGCAACCTGCCCTTCGACGAATGGACCGAAACCTTCGGATCTGAGCGTCTCACAGGCGCGCTCCTCGATCGCCTGACCCATCACGTCAGCATCCTCGAGATGAACGGCGAAAGCTATCGCCTCGCGCACAGCCGGGCCCGCAAGGCCAAAACCAGACCCTGAAAATTACACCAATGCCGGGGGGAGTGGCCCTCGGGCTACGCCCTCACGCCACTCCCCCCGGCATGTAACACGATGGCCTGGTTTTACGCCGCCGAATGGCCGACTTTTGCTCCGCCGTTGACAAACGGGAGTGACCTGCTTAACTGGCTCAAGGCAATGTAAGTGTTGTGACGCAATCGTGACGCACTGGGCGAATGAGCTGTCTTGGCGGAACATGGCTGACGTCGTATAGAGATGATCAGGAGTGGCAAAAAGTGACGGCTCTCCGCTTGGTTGGTATGCTCAGGATAGCCGGAAGCTGTCTTCGGGAGGCAGGGGCCGGAGGTTCGAATCCTCTCTCCCCGACCATTTACTGACTTGCGGGAAGCCGAGGATGATGGCGGGCGGCGATAACCAGCTTGTCGATCGCCCCCAGCTCCACGCGTCCGACCCCTGCTCCTGAAGGTTAGGGAAGCTTACTCACTCGGGATATTTGGTGGTCCAATCCGTCGGATATGGCGCCTGCCATGCGGGTCCGGCAACCCAGGTGGTGCCACGCGGGGCGGCATTCTCCTCCAGGGAGCCCACGCGGGCCATCGCGTCTCTCGTCGCAGCGTCGCGACATGAAGGCACCGGAGGCGTCGCGATCTCCGGCTCGCCCAGTTTGTCGCAGAGAAAACGCGCCGTAAGCTTTACCCGCTGCCTCAATATGTCGCGGTGCTTGTCCTTGCTCAGATCAAGGTCGGCATAGCTCACCCGCTGCGAGAGTGATTGGACGCTGTCCGGCACTTTTCCGTATTTGCCGGTCACGACGATCTCTTCCGGCGGCGTTTGGGCGAAGGCCGGGGAAACGGCCAGTGGCGCAAGTCCGACGCAGAATGAGCCTATCATTGCGAGGGTACGGGAATTCGTCATTATCCTCTCCCATAATGTCGTCCCCGGCTCTTGGCTGTTAACTTTTGAGCGCGGTTGGTGTTCCGAAATGACTTATCGGGCAGCGGTTCAACCCACTCGCCATTCCTACTTTAGGAGTAGCTGTCCTGTGCGGGCTCTAACCCCGATGCACGGGTGTAGCTTTCGCATGCGGGCTATATCCTGCCGTTTACTGCCGCCATGCGGGCGGGCAAGCGGGGCGACCATGACGCGCGTATCCGGGACAGCATCCCGCAAGGATCGGAACCCATGACCAGCGTCTCGATCGCGCAGGGCGCTTCGCGGACGCATGCCGCTGCCGGTGCGGCGGCTCATGTTAAGTATCTCCATCATTTCCGTGCACTCGCCATACTGCAGATCGTTCTGCTCCACGCGGGCCACGCCTTTCTGCTGCGCGGGTTCGAAAGCCCGCTTCCGGAAAGCAAC contains the following coding sequences:
- the istA gene encoding IS21 family transposase, encoding MELYLQVRLACADGMSQRAAAKRFNVSRDTVRKMLSFSSPPGYRRQSVPQRPKLDGFVAIIDGWLEGDRSVPRKQRHTAKRVFDRLRTEHGFTGGYTIIKDYIREREQRSREMFVPLAHPAGDAQADFGEALVEIGGVEQKAYFFALDLPHSDACYVRAYPAAVAEAWVDGHVHAFAFFGAVPRSIVYDNDRCLVAKILPDGTRQRATLFSAFLSHYVIRDRYARPGKGNEKGNVEGLVGYCRRNFMVPIPKFPTWEAFNLWLEEQCRKRQQDKVRGQSETIGERLERDLAAMQPLPATPFEACDQKGGRVSSQSLVRYRTNDYSVPVAWGHQEVWIRAYVDEVVIGCRSEVIARHPRCYAREEVVFDPLHYLPLIEQKINAFDQAAPLQGWDLPEAFTTLQRLMEGRMHKHGKREYVQVLRLLETFTLADLQAAVEQAIDLGAIGFDAVKHLVLCRIERVPPRLDLDVYPFLPRTTVEKTFARAYLSLLSDRQEAA
- the istB gene encoding IS21-like element ISSsp5 family helper ATPase IstB, encoding MSDQAPEILLAHHLKALKLPTCLREHHKLARQCAAEGVDHIRFLARLVEMEMIDRERRMVERRIKAARFPAVKSLDSFDFAAIPRLNKMQVLEMARCEWIERRENAIALGPSGTGKTHVALGLGLAACQKGLSVGFTTAAALVSEMMEARDERRLLRFQKQMAGYKLLIIDELGFVPLSKTGAELLFELISQRYERGSTFITSNLPFDEWTETFGSERLTGALLDRLTHHVSILEMNGESYRLAHSRARKAKTRP
- a CDS encoding UrcA family protein, which codes for MTNSRTLAMIGSFCVGLAPLAVSPAFAQTPPEEIVVTGKYGKVPDSVQSLSQRVSYADLDLSKDKHRDILRQRVKLTARFLCDKLGEPEIATPPVPSCRDAATRDAMARVGSLEENAAPRGTTWVAGPAWQAPYPTDWTTKYPE